In Spirosoma pollinicola, the genomic window TCTACTAAAAATCAACCGGCTCTGGCGAGTGAAGTAGCCGGGGTGGTTCAATCGCGAATAGCATGTTACATCGAGTTGTAATTACGGGTATGGGCGCCCTGACACCGCTGGGCCATGATGTACCCACCTTTTGGCAAAACGTAGTTGCCGGGCAGTCGGGGGCCGCTCGCATCACGCGGTTTGATGCGTCTCTGTTTCGGACTCAGTTTGCCTGTGAGCTTAAAAACTATACCGCATCCGCCTATTTAAGCCACCAGGACATCAAGCGAACCGATCGGTTTACCCAATATGCCCTGATTGCGGCCGATCAGGCTATTGCCGATTCGGGGTTTGACCTGGGCCAGATGGACCCCTTTGATGTGGGTGTTATCTGGGGTTCGGGCCAGGGTGGTATGGACGTATTTGAAGAGCAGGTCAGCGAGTATGTCCGGGGTGACGGGCACCCTCGGTTCAGTCCCTTCTTTGTGCCCAAGCTGATCATCAATATGGCCTCGGGGATGATCTCCATTCGACACGGGTACATGGGTATTAATTACACAACGGTTTCCGCCTGTGCCACCTCCAATACGGCCCTAATGGACGCCTTTACCTATATCCGGCTGGGCAAAGCCAAGATTATCATCAGTGGTGGTTCGGAAGCACCGATCACACCGGCCTCGTTTGGTGGGTTTAGTGCGCTGAAAGCGATGTCTACCCGGAATGATGATCCCACCCGGGCGTGTCGGCCCTTCGATACCGGGCGGGACGGATTTGTGATGGGCGAAGGGGCCGGGGCCTTGGTCTTGGAGGAATACGAACACGCCGTTCAGCGGGGTGCCACCATTTATGGTGAACTGGTCGGAGCAGCCATGACGGCCGATGCCTATCACATGACGGCCACCCATCCGGAGGGTATTGGCGCGCTGAAATCCATGCAACTCGCCTTATCGGAAGCCAGGCTGACGATAGCGGATCTTGATTACCTGAACCCTCATGCCACCTCCACCCCCGTTGGCGATCTGTCGGAGGTCAACGCCATCTCGAACCTGATCGGTCACCAACCAACCCGGATGAGGATGAGTGCCACCAAGTCAACAACGGGTCATTTACTGGGTGCCGCCGGTGCCATCGAAGCCATTATCTGTTTGCTGAGTATGCGGGACGGTATTATTCCGCCGACTATCAATACGACGCAAGTTGATCCCCTCATTCCCGACACTTTACAGATTGTGTTGAACGAAGCGATTCAGATGCCGGTCCAAACGGCGATGAGTAATACATTCGGTTTTGGGGGCCATAATAGTACGCTCGTATTTCAGAAAGTGTAACTGTTTTTGTGAAAATCAGTCGGACGTTTAATTGAACAATGGAAAAGTAGAAGGAAAGTGGCGAAAATCTGCCTTGTTGCGTTCAATAA contains:
- the fabF gene encoding beta-ketoacyl-ACP synthase II; amino-acid sequence: MLHRVVITGMGALTPLGHDVPTFWQNVVAGQSGAARITRFDASLFRTQFACELKNYTASAYLSHQDIKRTDRFTQYALIAADQAIADSGFDLGQMDPFDVGVIWGSGQGGMDVFEEQVSEYVRGDGHPRFSPFFVPKLIINMASGMISIRHGYMGINYTTVSACATSNTALMDAFTYIRLGKAKIIISGGSEAPITPASFGGFSALKAMSTRNDDPTRACRPFDTGRDGFVMGEGAGALVLEEYEHAVQRGATIYGELVGAAMTADAYHMTATHPEGIGALKSMQLALSEARLTIADLDYLNPHATSTPVGDLSEVNAISNLIGHQPTRMRMSATKSTTGHLLGAAGAIEAIICLLSMRDGIIPPTINTTQVDPLIPDTLQIVLNEAIQMPVQTAMSNTFGFGGHNSTLVFQKV